CGCCCCCCGCTCCGCCGCTCGGCGAGATCGAGCGAGACGGCCGCGTCGAGAAGCCGCCGCGCCGCCTCGGCCGGCAGGCCGAGCTGGTCGGCGAGCTCCGGAAGGGGCAGCGGCCCGTCAATCAGAATGTCGAAAAGCCTCAGCCGCGCACAGGTGAAGAGCACCTGCGAATAGACAAATCCGGCGGTCAGATCGAGCGCCGCCCGCGCCCGGCGGCGGGCGACGATCCGGGCCAGCGGATTGGCGAGCGACCAGCGCTGGAAGGCCGGATCAGCGATGAGGCGGTCACGCCGGGCCCGCAGCCGGTCCAGCCAGTCGCCGACGAGCCTATCCAGAATCTGCGCCATGACGGCCTCCAAATGACAAGGCCGCCCCGATAGCATGAGCCCGCCCCCAGGAGAATGACCCCCGACGTTGCGGCGGAAGGAGGCTTCCTGTAGAAGAGAGACAGCCGACTCACGGCACGCGCCCGTAGCTCAGCTGGATAGAGTGCTGCCCTCCGAAGGCAGAGGTCGCACGTTCGAATCGTGCCGGGCGCGCCAGTAAAATCAGCAGGTTAGCAAAAAGCTGAAGGCCCAGGGGATTGGTCTGGCAACCATATAGCTACCAGCAAGCAGCCTTTCTTGTAGCTCTGAAATCCCGATGGACACGGCTCCGGTACGCTGAGCCGGGGTGTCGGGACCTTGCAGGCGGCGAAGAAGGCTGGAGCCTATGCCGTCGAGATCACCCCAGAGCGGATTTTTTGCGACCTAGTCAGACGTCAGCAATCCCCCTCGCTGTGCCTTAGATACTAGCTGGCGTTGCTTGGCCAATTCGAGGCAAAACTCGACTGACCTATCCAGTTCGAGAGGCGATTGCTCTCGCTGCACGTCGGCCAACGGAATGCCGAGACGAAATTACTCAGCACCCTGATCCGGGCTCGGGACCCGCCGCCTGTCCCAGGACTCTATGCTTGCCAACGCTGCAACGGACATTCGAGCTATTCTCGCCAAAGCGCCTGCGTGCTGCAGCGAAACGCCCCGCCCAGCTTCCTGGAAACTCTGAGGTCGAGATACTCAACCTTGACGCCTTTGCGGGCAATACGGTCGCCGATGTGTTTGAACGCCGGATCAGTCACATAGACGTATGGCGAGATCGGCAGGCCGTTCGTCGCCAGCTCAAATGCCTCGTCTTTCGTGACGTCAATGCGCTCCCAACCTCTCAATTGCGGCGGCAGCCCCTCTAAAAGTGCTGGCGCATGAACGATTATCAAGCCGGGGCGTATGAAGCCCAGAGCACAATCGAGATGAAGGACATTGGGCGCGAGCTTTATCGGCTGCACGATGTATCCCTGCGGCCCAAGATGTTTCCGCAGGAAATCGACGCCTCTCTTTGAAGAGGCCAGCCCCGACAGGCCAACAAAAACATAACGGTCTACCACCAGCACATCGCCCCCTTCAATGTAAGGGCTATTGTCAACGCTTGTGGTGCTGGGTGGCGACGGGAGCGGCACGGCGTCGGGTTGTGGCGCTGCGATGTAGGAGCAACTTGCGGGATAGACCCTTGAATCCATCAACGAGCGGCTTGCCAATACCTCCAAACGCCGATGAGGGAAACGAAGCGCCCCTTCAATCACGTTATTTCCGACCGTAAACCAAGGGTCGCGAACAAACGAGTTTGAATATCCCGCTATACCCCCGGCCAGCTTCTGCTCTGTCGTTAGAAGGTCGGGACGCAAGACTTCGACGCGATGCGCCTGAAGCAACTGGGCCAGATTTGCGCGCTCCTGCTCCCATTGCTTCTGGAGGCCAGAATCAACCTCAGAAAGATCATGTCCTCTCAGGGCCTTAACCAGCGGAATGCTCTCCTGCGGCAAGAAAGACAGAATGTAATTCCACTGTGCTTCCGTCAGGAAACTTTCATCGGGAAGGCGGATTTGAGACTGAGCAACGATCGCAGTGCGAAGCTGAGCAAACTCGCTCCTTACGAATATTCTGGTGCGCGGATAAAAACCTGTCTGACTGTTGGCCTCGGTCGCAACGGTCGCGATCCCAGCCAGGGTCGCCATAGGAAGCGCTCCGATCAAATTACGTTTGGTTATCATTGCTAATTCCGGTCTGTCCAAACCAACAAGCCAAATCGCGGCTATAATTGGAGGCTCGCAAGAATGAGCAAAGCTTGCAAGTTTATAGTCAGGCGGCACTTAGTCGCGGCCCGCTGAATTTTACCCAACCATCAACAGCGCAATTACCAACCCATTTCCAGAAACTGCGGAAAATCAGTTAACTGAGGAAATGCCCGCGAGCCGCTGGGTGCGTAGGGCGCTGACCCGATGGCTCCCCGATTCCTGCGACTGGAGCTTAATCGAAGACCAACCCGGCGGGATCACGCGCGTCTATAGCGTCAACGGCGGTGAGAAGGGCTCGTGCCACTGGTGCGGGAATCCGCACTGGAACAATGCCACATGCCGGCTGTTCTCCGGTCTCGGGAGAACAAAAATGAAAAAAGCCGTCGTGATGATCCTGCTTGCGTTGCCGCTATCCATCCCGGCCGAGACGGCGCACGCCAAGGGCTGCATCAAGGGTGCGCTCGCAGGCGGCGTCATCGGTCATTACGCGGGTCGCCACTGCGCGCTCGGAGCGATTGCCGGGTGTCTCTATGGTCGACATGAGGCGAACAGGCGCCACGACGCTTACAGCGGGCGGCGCGAGCCCGTTCGCGGCTGGATTTGAGCGCCGCTGCTTACGGGGTTGGAAGCCGGACGACTTCGCCGTCCGGCCAGATATCTTTTCACCCTACTCGACCACCGGGGGCGGCGGGTTGAAGGGGCAGTCGCCAATCGATGTCGCGGTGCTCGCGAGATATTTGTCGAGGGTCTGATACACCCACGGCCCATTCCCCGTGCCGAATAGCGCGAAGCCCTCCGTCCATTCGTAGAGATAGAACCCACAACAGCCCTGATATTTCCTTTGGAAGAACGCAAAACGCGTACGGTAGGGGTTGAACATGTAGTGGTAACGCGTCTTGATCGACGTCTTCCTGCATGGATAGGGGATGAAGCCCCACTTCCAGCAAATTCCCCATTCCGTGACCGAGACCTGTTCTCTGTCCCCACAAGCCATTTTCGCCTCCATCATTTTGCAACGCAATGTCGTAGGACCTAGAGGGCGCGGACGGCGGAGCAAGTCGCGGAGGCGTAAAAATGGGAGTCGCAGCAATAATCGTCATCACGCGCAGCTCAACCGACGCAGCCTGTCCGGCGTCGTCAGAGGATCGACGCTGACTGCAGGGTCGGACAGACCGCCGAGACTGTGCGGCGCCGGCGAATTCCTGGCGCCTGCGGCCATTCATCCTGTTTTGGCCCCGGCCCTGTCTGGCGTTTCGCTCAGCGGTTCGGGGCGCTTCTCCGCCTTTGCGGCGCGCTTGCGCGGGTCAAGAGGAATGACCGGCTTGAGGCAATAAACGAAGCCCATATAGAAGCAGCGGCAAAGAACGCTCGGGATCTCCCGGAAACATTGCGGCGGCGCCTCGTCCAGGTCTTCGGCGCACATGAAGACGTCATATCCGCCGCGCTCGTCCGGGCCGAAGGGTGCGAATTCATAATTCCACTGGAACCGTCCGTCGCTCTCGTCCAGCAGGCGCGCCGCGATCACGGACAGCTTTGCTATACCCGCCCCCTGGAAGGTGTTCTCGGCCCATTCCGGCGATCGAGCGGCAAAAACCGCTGAATCTCCAAAAACACGCTCACCGCCATGCTCGACTAATATTAGTCGCATGGGCGCACACCCTTTCCCACCTGGTTTTTCTTGATTTTGCCTAAGCCTTGCACGCAGACCACGTGAAGGGAATCGGGGGAAACACGTAGGCGCGCGCTGTTTATCCAACAGCCCGCGGCGGCCGCGACGTGTCTGACCCACATGCGGCGACTGACCTGTTCAGGCGCTCACGCGCCTCTTTGGGCCGGCCGCACCACCCGTTTCCGGCGCAGGCCGATTGAAAAGGCGGGGCTTTCCGGAGCCAAGGAGGCCGGGGGCGCTCGCAGGGGTCATGGTTGCGAAAGGGAGGGAAGCGTGCTTCAAGAGCGTCGCCGGTGGTTTCGTCGATCAGTCGGCGCCAGGTTGCTTCATCTTCAGGCTGAGGCGGCGTCGCTGCTTTCTGATCGGCTGTTCCGCTTCCAAGCGTCGACGGAACGGCCCTGTCAGCGTGTTTCCTCCCTTTCAGGTTCGTACCCGTGACCTTTTCAAAAATCAGCGATCCGCTCGCTCGCGCGCTTGCGGATCGCAACTACGACGCCCTCACGCCGGTGCAGGCCGCGGTTCTGGCGAGCGAGGCGGAGGGCGGCGACATTCTCGTTTCCGCTCAGACAGGTTCGGGCAAGACGGTCGCCTACGGGTTGGCGATCGCCTCCAGCGTTCTGCGCGAGGCGGGCGGAACGGAAGCGCGAAAGCCGGGCGCCCTGATTGTCGCGCCGACGCGCGAGCTTGCCCTGCAGGTCGAACGCGAACTCGGCTGGCTTTACGAACACGCCGCGACCCAGATCGTGGCCTGCGTCGGCGGAATGGATGCGCGCCTCGAACGTCGAAAGCTGTCCGAGGGCGCCCATATCGTTGTCGGCACGCCCGGTCGTCTGCGCGATCATATCGAGCGCGGCGGTTTGGACACGAGAGGACTTGCGGCCGTCGTCCTCGACGAAGCCGACGAGATGCTCGACCTCGGCTTCCGCGAAGACCTCGAGTTCATTCTGGAGGCGACGCCGCCTGAAAGGCGAACCCTGCTGTTCTCCGCGACCATGCCGAAAGGCATCGTGACGCTCGCCAAACGCTACCAGCGCAATGCGCGGCGGATAGACGTCGCCCGCGGGGAGCGCGGGCATGCGGACATCGACTACCGCGCGATCCGCGTGGCGCCCAATGAGACGGAGCTCGTGACGGTCAACCTCCTGCGGTACTTCGAGGCGCCGACGGCCATTGTCTTCTGCAACACGCGCGAATCCGTTCGTCATCTGCATGCGACCCTCCTCGAACGCGGTTTTGCGGCCGTTCTTCTCTCAGGCGAACTGAGCCAGCATGAGCGAAATCACGCCATGCAGGCGCTTCGCGATGGACGGGCGCGCGTCTGCGTCGCAACCGATGTGGCGGCGCGCGGAATCGATCTGCCCAATCTGAGCCTCGTGGTCCATGCCGATCTCCCGCATAATGCGGAAGCCTTGCAGCATCGCAGCGGCCGCACCGGTCGCGCCGGCCGCAAGGGCGTCAGCGCGCTGCTCATTCCCGCCTCGCGCCGCCGGCGCGCCGAACGGCTGCTCGACGACGCGGGCGTTCATGCGCAATGGAGCGGGCCGCCAACAGCGGAGGAGATCAACGAGCTCGACCAGAGCCGGATGCTCGAGGATCCGTTGCTGACGGAGACGCCGAGCGACGAGGATTTTCGCCTGGCGACGCTGCTTCTCGCGGAGCGAACGCCCGAGCAGCTCGGCGCCGCGCTGGTGCGCCTTTACCGTTCGCGTCTGCCCGCCATCGAGCAGGTGGTTGACCCCGGACAGGAGACGCGAAGCCGCGAGCCGCGCGGTCCCTCCGTCAAAAGCCGGAGCGCCTCGGGCGAACGCGCGCATCCGGCGGCGCTGCCGGGCGAGCCGACGTGGTTTCGCCTCAACATCGGCCGCAAGAAGAACGCTGATCCGAAATGGCTGCTGCCAATGTTGTGCCGCAGGGGAAGCGTCACGAAACAGGATATCGGCGCGATCCGCATTTTCGACCATGAGACCAAGGTTGAAATTGCGGAGCATGTGTCCGAGGAATTCGCGGTCAATATGGCGCGCCCGAGCGGCGACAACATCCGCGCTGAAAGATCAACCGCGCCGACCGGGCCGCGACGCACGTCGGCGCCGGAACGCGCCAAGCCAAGAACCGGCGCGAAGAAGAAGCACAAGGACGGGCCGAAAAGCTGAGTGTGGGGATTATTGCCGGACCGCCGGGGCGGCGCGGCGATCGACGCGCGTCGCGATCCAGATGACATGCCGCGCGCCGCCGCGGCCGCCATTGGCGCGGACCTTGATTTCCTCGACGCCGAACCCGACCTTGTGGAGTCGCTGCGTGAAGGCCCGATCCGGGCCGGAGGACCAGACCGCCAGCACGCCGCCCGGGCGCAGCGCTTCACGCGCCGCCCGCAATCCCGCCAGATGGTACAGGCTGTCATTGGATGCGCGCGTCAGCCCCTCGGGCCCGTTATCCACGTCGAGCAGGATGGCGTCATAGGACGCATGCGCGGCGTGGATGAGCTGGCCGACGTCTGTTTCCCGGATGGAGACGCGCGCGTCGGTGAGGCTTGTTCCGTGGAGATCGGCCATCGGGCCGCGCGCCCACGCGACCACCGCCGGAACGAGTTCCGCGACGACCACCTGCGCCTTTGGCGAGACGACCGCAAGCACGGCCCGCAGCGTGAACCCCATGCCAAGCCCGCCGATGAGAATGCGCGGCTCCCCGCGCGACTGAATTCTTTCATAAGAGAGCGTCGCGAGCGCCTGTTCCGAGCCGCTCAGACGACTGTTCATCAATTCATTATTGCCGAGCATGATCGAAAATTCCGCGCCCCGGCGCATGAGCCGCAACGCGCCCTCCCCGCCGGGAATTTGCGCCGTATCGATCAGGGACCAGGGGATCACGCTTGCCTCTTCATCCGCCGCGAAGGTGATTGATTGTCGCCCGCTCAATCCTGCCGGGGGCTGACGCTGCGGCGGAAGATCAAGCTTAAATTATTCGCGGGCATGCCGACAACCTCGGGCCCATCGAAGCCCGACTCGCGGGCGAGCTCGGCGACGGCCTCCAGATCGCGCACGCCCCAGGCGGGGTTCTGGACGCGAAGACCTGCGTCGAACTGCGCGTTGCTCGCAGCCGTATGCGCGCCCCCCATCCTGTAGGGGCCATAAAGATAGAGCGGGGCGCCGGCGGGAAGGATTCTGCCTGCATTACGAAACAAGCCCTCGGTCGCCGCCCACGGCGAAATATGGACCATGTTGATGCAGATGAGCGCATCGACCTGCTCAATGGGCCAGGACGGTCCGGCGGCGTCGAGCGCGAGCGGCGGGCGAACATTGCCGACGCCGGAACAGGCCGTCCACGCCGCAATGCTGTCGCGGGCGTTGGGGCTCGGGTCCGATGGCGCAAAGGTCAGATCTGGCAGGCCGGCGGCGAAATGGACGATGTGCTCGCCGGAGCCGCTCGCCACCTCCAGCACGAGTCCCTGCTTGGGCAAAACCGCGCGCAGGACATCGAGGATGGGCCCGCGATTGCGGATCGCTGCCGCCGAGGAAAGGCGTTTGTCATCGTTCATCCGCTTATCCCGATTGGCCAGACGCGCGCTTTCTCTTCTCGCGGGCGAGCGTCTGATCCAGAATTTGAAGGAAACGCGACCGGTCTGACGCGGAAAATGGCGGAGGACCGCCGGTCGCTTCACCGGTCGAGCGAATGTGCTCCATCAATGCGCGCTGCGCCAGCGCCAGGCCAATGGAGTCCTCGGTGAAAGCGCGTCCATAGGGCGCAATCGCATGGGCCTCCCTGGCCAGCACGCGCGCGGCCAGCGGTATATCGCTGGTGACGACGACATCGCCGGCGACAACATGCTCGACGATCCAGTCATCGGCGACGTCCGGGCCCGCATTCACGATCATCCGCGTGATCAACGGAGACGAGGGAATTTGCATGAAGCTGTTTGAAACGACGAGCGTGTGTAGCCCGTAGCGGATCGCGACCTTGTAGGTCTCCTCCTTAACCGGGCAGGCGTCTGCGTCTATGTAGATTTTCGTGGTCACGACCAGAGTATAGCACAGGGGCTCATCGGGGTCGCCGCCGAAAAAACAACCTAGAGAAGTTCCTTCCATCTCAGCGCGAAATATTCCGCGTCGCGCAATTTATAGCCGATCTTTCCAATCTGCTCGTCGAAGAAATAGCCGATCTTTCCGTTTATGGTTTCATGCATCTTGTCGCCAATGAGGTCCGAATGAAAATATTTCGTGGCGACCTTGTCCGCTTCAGTCCCTACCGCAAATGCGTGCGTGTCCACCTGGAGAACGCAGACATTCGACGTGCGGAGCGATTGCGCAATGAACTTGAATGTCTCCGCCGTTAAAAAATGCTCGACATGCAAAACATTTCCATAAACTGTGATGCGCGCGTCATGCGTGTCTTCCTTGCGGCTTGTCCACAAGGTCGAATCTCCTGCTGTCCTGATTGAAATGCGCGCGCAAATCAGCGGCAGATAGCGATAAAAGTCGACGACCCTCACATCGGTGTCGGACGGAAAGACCTTGCCGATGCCCGGTCTGATGATGAATCCAAATCCCTCCAGAGACGGGCCGATAACGCTCCGCTCCGGCGGTTTTTTCCAGTTCGTTTCCACCAGGACGATTTCGACTGTCGTCGGCGCATTCACGCCGATGACCTGTTCGTCCGTTCCCACATATCTTCCGGCGAACATCCCGCCTGGCGCGTGCGTGTTTTTGAGCAGTGAATCGCCGATGATGGCGCGTGGCACGCTGTAAATGTTTTTCATGATTTCAGCTAACATGCGCCGCTCATATTGCTTGGTGTTCTGCAACACGTTCAGCCCGGGCAGGGGCATGTTTCGTCGATGATGGCGCCGCGCCCAGGTTCAGCGAAACCTATTCCTGTGTCAGGCTGATTCCAACAACGCGAAGCGTAAGCGCACCGCGCCTGCGGCGCTATGCCGCGAAATCCCGATGTTGATCGGGCTGGCTGTTGTTGGCCGCGGCAGATGGCGATGTAACGGCAGTCGCGGGATGTAACATGAGACGCGCCGGGGCGAGGGCGCTAAGCCAGTTCTCTCGCGATCTCGCGCGCATGACTGCGCGCGTTGAGGATCCAGCGCGACGTGCGTTCAGCAGGCCGTTTTATAATCCGTCGCCTATTGCGGGGAGAGCGATCCGCGTGTGATCAGCGCGAGGATCCGATCCGTCTCCTCGTGCAGCGCCTTGCCAACGGCCGCCTCGAACCGGCTCCGGTGGCCGCCGGGCAAGGCGAACTCGTCAGCCGCAATGCTGACGGCGACGCCGAGAAACTCGGACTCCCGCTGATAGGTGTCGTCAACCTGATCCTGCGGAACAGTGGCGCTCAAGAGCGCCATGCGGCGGGCGGCTTTCTGACCAAGCCGGTGCGCGGCCGTTGCATGCTGCTTTTTGTAACAAGCCAAGACTGCCCCCTTCGCTTCTCGTCCACCTAACGCCTCTGCGGATTTACGTATAATTACGTATCGACCGCCCCATAGGCAAGCTCTGCGCTTGGCGCGGGAGGGCGCCATGGGGTTGGTGTGAGCGTTCCTGTTACAAGGCGTGGCGCCGAAACGCTTGAAAATCATGCCTCGAGCATTTTCAGGCGCAGCCATGTTGGCGCCTGCGGCTTATTCTCATGCTAACGCTGGCGGCGCGGCCAAGTTCATGTATGCGCGCGTCATCGCGCGTGAGACGCAGGAACGCGAACGTGTCGAGCGCTCATCCATCGGCGGCGTTTGGCGGGCGCTCTTCCAGTAGCGCGGCGGCGAGACTCCAGCCGACGGCGAGAACGATCGGGCCGATGAAGAGCCCCGTGACGCCGTATGCGATCATGCCGCCGAAGACGCCGATGATGCTCAGCAGGGCCGGGCTCGCGACGCCGCGCGACAGGAAATACGGTTTCAGGAACATGTCGACAAAGGCGACTGCGCCCATGCAAACCGTGAGCGCCAGAGACGAATAGAGCGGCAGGCTGCTCCACGCCCAGATCGTGACAGGGACCACGATAATCATGGGGCCGAGTTGAATAATGCCGAAAATGAGAATGGCCAGAGTCAGGAGGCTTGCGCCCGGCAAGCCCGCATATGACATGCCCACGCCCGCAAGTACCGCTTCCAGTAGCGATGTTCCGATCACGCTGATCGAAATGGCATGGATCGTCGCGCCCGCGAGCGTCATCAATCCCTCGCCATGCGCGGCGTCGATCTTGCGCGCGAGTTGTCGGGCCGCCGCGATCAGCGATGGTCCTGTGAGGAAGAAGAAGCCCATGGCGAGGACAGCGGTGAGGAAATTGACCATCGCCGCGCCGGCGCTGCCGGTCACGGCCAGAAGTTTCGCGCCGAGCGGTTGCAGGTCAGGCGCAAACGGCGCAAGCGCGCTGTGCAGCTTGTCTGACAGAAGCGCCGAGTAGTCCGAAAGGCCCGGCGGCGGCTGCAGCCATCGTCGTAGCGTGTCGGGCAGGGAGGGCAGCACCGATTGGCCGGCGTCGAGGCGCTCGACGAGCGTTGTCGAAACCTCGATGAGATCGACAGCCATCCAGCTGATCGGACCGACGACAATCAGGAGACCCAGAAGCGTCAGCGCCGCGGCGGCAAGCCTCCGCCGGCCGCCGAGACGCGCCGCCAGCCATTCGAAGACCGGATAGAAGGTGACGGTCAGCACCGCGCTCCAGACAAAGATCGTCATGAAGGGAGAGATGATGACGTAAATCAGATAAATCAGAACAGCGGCTGCAAGCAGACGAGCGGCGGTTCGAAACTGTCTTGCGTCCGGATCGGCGGGGTGTTCCGCAGTCTCGCGATCTATTGACATGTCATCACCCGAGCAGCTGGAGAAACCCTAATTGATCCATTGCGGCAAGGCATGGCCCCAGCTGATTTATGCTTAATCGTGACGCGCCGTCGCGCGGTTGCGTCTGGGGCAAAAGCCCTGCGGAGGGCTTGACGGAGGCGGGGGATCGAACATTTGACCCTTCGGGCGTCATTGCGGGGCGTGCGGCGTTTCGGGGAGGTGTCGCCATGGCGAGCCTGCGCACAGACGCGCATTTCCGGTCGAGTTTGTTCAGCGCCCTGGCCGTTTCCCTGCTTGGCGTCGCGCTGTTCTCAACCACCGGTAAAGCCGATTTTCTCGACGACCTGTTTGGTTTCGAGCAAAGCCCGGCAAGCCCGCACATTTTCCTGAGACTGAAGCCGCGTCGCCCGATCGTCAGGTCGCGACCGCATGTGTCCTACCTGCGGGAGGATCGTCACGAGCGGTCGCGGAAAATGCAGGCGGCGTTTTTTTCCGACAGGCGCGACGACGTCACGCCCAGGACTGTGGCCGGAAGCGGTCCGCTCAAGCCGGCTTTCTGCACGCGCGCGAGCGCGTCCAAAACCATGTCGCTTTCCGCTCAGTTGCTGAGAGACGCCACCCTGCGGCGCGGCGACATCGTCGTGACCACGGCGGGCCTTCGCGTCTTCCACGGCAACGGCGCCTGTCCGCACATGTCGAAAGATTTTGTGCCGCTCGTGGCCTCCGAGCTTTCCAGAAGCCGGTTGCATCGGCTCGCCGGTCTTGAAGTGATGCGGCGCGCCTCGGGCGACTGATGGCTTGCGGAAACGCGCCGGTCACCAATGTTAGATCCAATCGTTCGAAATCCAGGGTGTGACCATGTTCATGCTTCGTGCTTTCCGCGTCGCGCTTATCCTCGCCACCGGCTTCGTGATCGGTCTTTCCTTCGGGGTGGCCGAGCAGAGCCAGCAGGCGAAGCAATGGCTTTCCGAGTCGGCGGGCGCCGTCAGCGGCCATTCCTGACGCGGCAAGGCAAGCGCAGGCGCGGTCGGCTACGGTCTCCCTCGTCGTCCCGGTTTTGCCGCGATTTGTCGGCAACACTTTGAAGAGACGACAAGAAGAGCATCGGCATGCCGCGCATAGCGCCTCTCTCGATCATATTCATCGCGCTCATACTGGCCTGGCCGCAGGCGGCGACGGGGCAGGGCCTGGGATATCCGCAGGAACGCGACGATCCTTACGCCGATCAGTTCGACGACGCCTATGGCGACCCCTACGACCCGGCGTTCGACCGGCCGACGCGCGCGCTTCCCCGTCGAAATGTCTATCGCGGTGTCGACGAAAGCGCCCCCGACTTCGATCGCTCCGGCCCCGCAGCGCCGCAACGCCGCGCGCGCGTGGCGTCCCTGCCCGCCGATGCAGACCCCGCCTATTCGACGCCGCTCGATTATGACGATCTCGTCGACCCCGGCGTTTCGACCAGCGCCCTCGTCGACGATCCGACCGGCCAGCCCGCCGGCACGATCACAATCGACACAAGCGCGCGCAAGCTCTACCTTTCGACTGGCAAGGGGCAGGCGATTGAATATGGCGTCGGCGTTGGCCGGCAGGGCTTCGCGTGGAAGGGTAGGGCGGCGATCGGCCGCAAGGCGTTCTGGCCCGGATGGACGCCGCCAAAGGAAATGCTGCTGCGTCGTCCGGATTTGCCGGCGCATATGGACGGCGGACTCGACAATCCGCTCGGCGCCCGGGCGCTCTATCTGTTCAATGGCGACAGGGACACGCTGTTCCGCATTCACGGAACCAATGAGCCCGACACGATCGGTCAGGCTGTCTCCTCGGGATGCATCCGCATGTTGAATGCGGATGTCATCGATCTCTACCGACGTGTTTCGAAGGGAACCCGCGTCGTGGTCCGCTAAGGCTTAACCGTGCTGCCGCGCGTCCAGCGCCTCGACCAGCGCAAGGATGCGATCCGGAACGGGTTCGCGCAGCATCGTCTGATAATAGTCCTTGAGCTGGCGGCAGAGACGGTCCTGGCTCTCGTTCGCGCGGCGGGAGGCGAGAAGCGTCGAATGCTGATCGCCGCGCAGGGTTGCGCCGCGCGCCTTGGCGGCGCGCCGCATCATCTCGGCGCCAGCCAGATTGTCATAGGGCCGCGCCGCCTTCGGCGCTTTGGCGCTTTTTCCGCGATGCGTGGTTCCGAATTCCAGGAGATTCATCGCGGGCCTCGAGTCTGTTGCACGGGCTTGATGGAAGCGAAAGACGAACGCTCACGCGACGTTGATCGAAACGGAAAAACATTAATCAAGGGTAAATGGTTTGCAGATAATAATTTTGTGAGCCTTGGGGAGCCGTCGGCGATGGCCCCGGATCGGAGATGGCGCCTTGTTGCTGTTCCTCACGTCGCTGCCGCCCTTGCTGTGCGGACTCTTCATTGTCGTTCTGCCCACGGCGCTGGCCATGCTGGGACCGGTTCTCGTGCGCCGGTTCTGCAGATATTCGACGCTGGTCAAGAACAATGAGGTCGCGGGGTTCAAATTTGCGACGATTGGCGTGATCTACGCCGTTCTGCTTGGCTTCGCCATTGTGTCCGTCTGGGAGAAATTCAGCGAGGCCGAACTTCTCGTGCTGCGGGAGGCGGGCGCGTCGGCCACCCTCTATCGACTGTCGGCGGGAGAGGAGCCCGAGGCCTTGGCCACGCGGACCGCGCTGCGCGCCTATCTCAATTCGGTCATCGAGGACGAGTGGCTCAACATGGCGGCCGGGCGGGAGAGCCGTGACGCCAGCGCCTCGATGGGCGCGCTTTACGCCGCGACGCTGCACCTGGCCGATCACCGTCCG
The DNA window shown above is from Methylocystis echinoides and carries:
- a CDS encoding dimethylarginine dimethylaminohydrolase family protein gives rise to the protein MATLAGIATVATEANSQTGFYPRTRIFVRSEFAQLRTAIVAQSQIRLPDESFLTEAQWNYILSFLPQESIPLVKALRGHDLSEVDSGLQKQWEQERANLAQLLQAHRVEVLRPDLLTTEQKLAGGIAGYSNSFVRDPWFTVGNNVIEGALRFPHRRLEVLASRSLMDSRVYPASCSYIAAPQPDAVPLPSPPSTTSVDNSPYIEGGDVLVVDRYVFVGLSGLASSKRGVDFLRKHLGPQGYIVQPIKLAPNVLHLDCALGFIRPGLIIVHAPALLEGLPPQLRGWERIDVTKDEAFELATNGLPISPYVYVTDPAFKHIGDRIARKGVKVEYLDLRVSRKLGGAFRCSTQALWRE
- a CDS encoding DEAD/DEAH box helicase, producing MTFSKISDPLARALADRNYDALTPVQAAVLASEAEGGDILVSAQTGSGKTVAYGLAIASSVLREAGGTEARKPGALIVAPTRELALQVERELGWLYEHAATQIVACVGGMDARLERRKLSEGAHIVVGTPGRLRDHIERGGLDTRGLAAVVLDEADEMLDLGFREDLEFILEATPPERRTLLFSATMPKGIVTLAKRYQRNARRIDVARGERGHADIDYRAIRVAPNETELVTVNLLRYFEAPTAIVFCNTRESVRHLHATLLERGFAAVLLSGELSQHERNHAMQALRDGRARVCVATDVAARGIDLPNLSLVVHADLPHNAEALQHRSGRTGRAGRKGVSALLIPASRRRRAERLLDDAGVHAQWSGPPTAEEINELDQSRMLEDPLLTETPSDEDFRLATLLLAERTPEQLGAALVRLYRSRLPAIEQVVDPGQETRSREPRGPSVKSRSASGERAHPAALPGEPTWFRLNIGRKKNADPKWLLPMLCRRGSVTKQDIGAIRIFDHETKVEIAEHVSEEFAVNMARPSGDNIRAERSTAPTGPRRTSAPERAKPRTGAKKKHKDGPKS
- a CDS encoding spermidine synthase, which produces MIPWSLIDTAQIPGGEGALRLMRRGAEFSIMLGNNELMNSRLSGSEQALATLSYERIQSRGEPRILIGGLGMGFTLRAVLAVVSPKAQVVVAELVPAVVAWARGPMADLHGTSLTDARVSIRETDVGQLIHAAHASYDAILLDVDNGPEGLTRASNDSLYHLAGLRAAREALRPGGVLAVWSSGPDRAFTQRLHKVGFGVEEIKVRANGGRGGARHVIWIATRVDRRAAPAVRQ
- a CDS encoding DUF938 domain-containing protein — translated: MNDDKRLSSAAAIRNRGPILDVLRAVLPKQGLVLEVASGSGEHIVHFAAGLPDLTFAPSDPSPNARDSIAAWTACSGVGNVRPPLALDAAGPSWPIEQVDALICINMVHISPWAATEGLFRNAGRILPAGAPLYLYGPYRMGGAHTAASNAQFDAGLRVQNPAWGVRDLEAVAELARESGFDGPEVVGMPANNLSLIFRRSVSPRQD
- a CDS encoding YaiI/YqxD family protein, which produces MTTKIYIDADACPVKEETYKVAIRYGLHTLVVSNSFMQIPSSPLITRMIVNAGPDVADDWIVEHVVAGDVVVTSDIPLAARVLAREAHAIAPYGRAFTEDSIGLALAQRALMEHIRSTGEATGGPPPFSASDRSRFLQILDQTLAREKRKRASGQSG
- a CDS encoding AI-2E family transporter, whose protein sequence is MSIDRETAEHPADPDARQFRTAARLLAAAVLIYLIYVIISPFMTIFVWSAVLTVTFYPVFEWLAARLGGRRRLAAAALTLLGLLIVVGPISWMAVDLIEVSTTLVERLDAGQSVLPSLPDTLRRWLQPPPGLSDYSALLSDKLHSALAPFAPDLQPLGAKLLAVTGSAGAAMVNFLTAVLAMGFFFLTGPSLIAAARQLARKIDAAHGEGLMTLAGATIHAISISVIGTSLLEAVLAGVGMSYAGLPGASLLTLAILIFGIIQLGPMIIVVPVTIWAWSSLPLYSSLALTVCMGAVAFVDMFLKPYFLSRGVASPALLSIIGVFGGMIAYGVTGLFIGPIVLAVGWSLAAALLEERPPNAADG
- a CDS encoding L,D-transpeptidase; the protein is MPRIAPLSIIFIALILAWPQAATGQGLGYPQERDDPYADQFDDAYGDPYDPAFDRPTRALPRRNVYRGVDESAPDFDRSGPAAPQRRARVASLPADADPAYSTPLDYDDLVDPGVSTSALVDDPTGQPAGTITIDTSARKLYLSTGKGQAIEYGVGVGRQGFAWKGRAAIGRKAFWPGWTPPKEMLLRRPDLPAHMDGGLDNPLGARALYLFNGDRDTLFRIHGTNEPDTIGQAVSSGCIRMLNADVIDLYRRVSKGTRVVVR
- a CDS encoding NepR family anti-sigma factor, with protein sequence MNLLEFGTTHRGKSAKAPKAARPYDNLAGAEMMRRAAKARGATLRGDQHSTLLASRRANESQDRLCRQLKDYYQTMLREPVPDRILALVEALDARQHG